The following proteins are encoded in a genomic region of Gossypium hirsutum isolate 1008001.06 chromosome D05, Gossypium_hirsutum_v2.1, whole genome shotgun sequence:
- the LOC107922878 gene encoding F-box/LRR-repeat protein At3g03360 gives MEDPKSLVSSEKSTGSSSSVLGTIQGLPYRTNQITDSFNSVLAMIQGLHNHHHDHHRSNRTNPSSPQFPSKQPKYWPVFGPPDEDLISSLPDSLLQEILCFLPIEDAIKTSFLSRRWRSLWTQMPTLSFTRECFASKHAKRAAFVNETLARFIGPKIKNFLINFKFDEFMDASLDEWVLFATSHHVEKLSLLLDGGFLYAPFAECKPYSLPQFLYVNFSLNVLILRQCVVSPTSQVSWPSLKVLSINYSRLDTEAIEYVLSGSPNLQKLKLHNCGGVNRISSMSLEVLVVDAIYEPHEKNELVTQISCPNLQSLSLSGYMYRRTFRLMHASSLSKANLSFVMTIDKKDKYDCKKHRSILRDLLEKLCHVEELTVGTWCLQVLSIWEIKGISSPLSKRHCLVLETEICEWDIPGIVNLLHSSPYLNKLVINLNYCDNSKFEFDQTFFDSYEFDGVEFLASANWIFKCFLQSLEDIELTGFQSSSWGSEFLVRFMRFLLNNTKVLKKVTIYEQGGTLLESWQFSGPNMNPELESAKRNQILLILSSGFLLNANIPDLNSFKDFLL, from the exons ATGGAAGATCCGAAGAGTTTGGTTTCTTCGGAGAAAAGCACCGGTTCTTCGAGCTCGGTTTTGGGCACGATCCAAGGCCTTCCCTATCGGACCAACCAAATCACTGATTCTTTCAATTCGGTTCTAGCCATGATTCAGGGCCTTCACAATCATCATCATGATCATCATCGTTCAAATCGGACCAATCCCAGTTCTCCTCAGTTCCCTTCGAAACAACCCAAATATTGGCCAGTTTTCGGTCCTCCCGACGAGGACCTGATCAGCAGTTTACCAGATTCTCTGTTGCAGGAAATCCTTTGTTTTTTACCCATCGAAGACGCTATCAAAACCAGCTTTTTGTCTCGACGATGGAGGTCTCTGTGGACCCAAATGCCCACCCTTTCATTTACTCGTGAATGCTTTGCTTCCAAGCACGCTAAACGTGCTGCCTTCGTTAACGAAACGCTGGCGCGCTTCATTGGTCCCAAGATTAAGAATTTCCTCATCAACTTCAAATTCGATGAATTCATGGATGCTTCCCTCGATGAATGGGTCCTTTTTGCTACATCCCACCATGTCGAAAAGCTCTCTCTGCTTCTCGATGGTGGGTTCCTTTATGCCCCGTTTGCTGAGTGTAAACCTTACAGTTTGCCTCAGTTTCTGTACGTGAATTTTTCTCTGAATGTGTTAATTTTAAGACAATGTGTTGTCTCACCCACCAGCCAAGTTTCTTGGCCAAGCCTTAAGGTCTTATCTATAAACTATTCCAGGTTGGATACGGAGGCAATTGAATATGTTCTGTCTGGCAGTCCCAATTTGCAGAAATTGAAATTGCATAACTGTGGAGGGGTTAATCGAATCAGTTCCATGAGTTTGGAGGTtcttgtggtggatgcaatctaTGAGCCTCATGAGAAAAATGAGTTAGTGACACAGATTTCATGCCCAAATCTTCAGTCATTGAGCCTGTCGGGGTATATGTACCGTCGAACATTTAGACTGATGCATGCTTCGTCTTTATCAAAAGCCAATCTGAGTTTTGTGATGACCATTGACAAAAAAGATAAGTATGATTGCAAAAAGCATCGGTCCATCTTGAGGGACCTCCTAGAAAAGCTTTGCCATGTTGAGGAATTGACCGTCGGGACTTGGTGCCTTCAG GTTTTATCAATATGGGAAATAAAGGGCATATCTTCTCCATTGTCGAAACGCCATTGTTTGGTACTGGAAACTGAAATATGTGAATGGGATATTCCTGGGATCGTGAATCTGCTTCACAGTTCACCTTATCTGAATAAACTGGTGATAAATTTGAATTACTGTGACAACTCTAAG TTTGAGTTTGATCAGACCTTTTTTGACTCTTATGAATTTGATGGAGTGGAATTCCTGGCTTCAGCTAACTGGATTTTCAAGTGTTTTCTGCAAAGTCTAGAGGATATTGAGCTAACTGGTTTCCAATCAAGTTCTTGGGGGTCCGAATTTTTAGTGAGGTTCATGAGATTTCTGCTCAACAACACAAAAGTGCTCAAGAAGGTGACTATCTATGAACAGGGTGGCACTCTTCTTGAATCCTGGCAATTTTCTGGACCAAACATGAATCCTGAATTGGAAAGTGCTAAGAGAAACCAGATTCTATTGATCCTGTCAAGTGGCTTTCTCTTAAATGCCAATATCCCAGATCTTAATTCTTTCAAGGATTTCCTTTTATAA
- the LOC107922729 gene encoding bifunctional riboflavin kinase/FMN phosphatase gives MAKPLKKLVSCVILDLDGTLLNTDGVVSEVLKGFLAKYGKQWDGREAQRIVGKTPLEAAAAVVEEYGLPCGKEEFLAELHPVFYAQLCNIKPLPGASRLLKHLSGHGVPMALASNSPRGSIESKISYHQGWKDYFSAIVGGDEVTAGKPSPEIFLEAAKRLNREPSSCLVIEDSMPGVTAGKAAGMEVVAVPSVPKQAHLYTSAEEVINSLLDLQPEKWGLPPFQDWIEGTLPTEPWYISGPVIKGFGRGSKVLGIPTANLSPKGHSSLLSEHPSGVYFGWAGLSTRGVYKMVMSIGWNPYFNNAEKTIEPWLLREFTEDFYGEELRLVIVGYLRPEVNFPSLESLIAKIHEDKRIAERALDLPLYSKHKDDPYLSSSLHSESNHS, from the exons ATGGCCAAACCTTTGAAGAAGTTGGTTTCATGTGTTATTCTTGATCTGGATGGTACACTTCTTAACACTG atGGTGTAGTAAGTGAGGTTTTAAAAGGATTTTTGGCTAAGTATGGGAAACAATGGGATGGAAGAGAAGCTCAAAGAATAGTAGGTAAAACACCATTGGAAGCTGCTGCAGCTGTAGTGGAAGAATATGGTCTTCCTTGTGGAAAGGAGGAATTTCTTGCAGAACTTCATCCAGTATTCTATGCACA GTTGTGCAACATTAAACCTCTTCCAGGTGCCAGTCGGCTACTTAAACATTTGAGTGGTCATGGTGTGCCCATGGCTTTAGCTTCAAACTCTCCAAGGGGAAGCATAGAATCCAAAATTTCTTATCACCAAG GTTGGAAAGATTATTTCTCCGCCATTGTTGGTGGTGATGAAGTGACTGCAGGGAAGCCAAGTCCTGAGAT ATTCCTGGAAGCTGCTAAAAGGCTAAATAGAGAACCTTCAAGCTGCCTAGTCATTGAAGATTCTAT GCCAGGTGTTACAGCTGGTAAGGCTGCTGGAATGGAAGTGGTTGCTGTGCCATCTGTTCCAAAACAAGCGCATCTTTACACCTCTGCAGAGGAAGTGATAAACTCTCTGCTTGATTTGCAACCTGAAAAGTGGGGCCTACCTCCATTTCAAGACT GGATAGAGGGAACTTTGCCAACAGAACCTTGGTATATCAGTGGTCCCGTCATTAAGGGATTTGGCCGTGGCTCAAAAGTTCTTGGGATCCCTACAG CCAACTTGTCACCCAAAGGTCACTCAAGTCTCCTTTCAGAACATCCTTCAGGGGTATATTTTGGTTGGGCTGGATTGTCTACAAGAGGTGTTTATAAAATGGTCATGAGCATCGGTTGGAACCCATATTTCAACAATGCTGAAAAGACTATA GAACCATGGTTGCTTCGTGAATTTACAGAGGACTTCTATGGTGAGGAATTGCGTCTTGTCATAGTCGGCTATTTACGACCCGAG GTTAATTTCCCATCCCTCGAAAGCCTGATAGCGAAGATTCATGAGGACAAACGAATAGCAGAGAGAGCCCTTGATCTTCCATTGTATTCAAAGCACAAGGATGACCCATATCTAAGTAGTTCTTTGCACAGTGAAAGCAACCATTCATGA